A genomic window from Alkalihalobacillus sp. AL-G includes:
- a CDS encoding MFS transporter yields the protein MKQLKRSIKGNIITLTSLLFMLGIIGTRPLVSLYSYELNASPLQIGIIIALFPLLPLVLAIRLGKMVDKFGYRIPLIFSTLFGSVAIMIPMFMPNLIGVYLSQIIAGITQTIFAVSAQSFIGSFTDESESDRQLMRFSIGVAIGSFLGPLLSGIISDEWGYPAAFGISGCIAILGGVVALLLAENKEHSASGVRSASGLQSSFSLLKISNIKKAILISVLVLLGKDIFIAYFPLLALEYGFSSTVIGIVISINAAAGILIRWSMPYLIRRFTRNIVVIGSIVCSGLCFIAISFFGNSVILIILSFLLGMGLGIGQPLSISTTMHALPRNRIGEGLGLRLTANRFTQLSGPVILGMIAEFTNISTIFLIIGIFILTGATKTKISSKESHQASTT from the coding sequence TTGAAACAACTTAAACGTTCAATAAAAGGAAACATAATTACACTTACCTCGTTGTTATTTATGCTTGGAATTATTGGAACACGGCCTTTAGTCTCACTGTATTCTTATGAATTAAATGCGAGTCCGCTTCAAATCGGAATTATCATTGCGTTGTTTCCATTACTTCCACTTGTGCTAGCAATAAGGCTAGGTAAGATGGTTGATAAATTTGGTTACCGGATACCTTTGATTTTCAGTACGTTATTTGGGTCAGTTGCGATAATGATTCCGATGTTCATGCCGAATCTAATAGGAGTTTATCTCTCTCAAATCATCGCCGGGATTACGCAAACGATTTTTGCTGTATCCGCACAGTCGTTTATCGGTAGCTTTACAGATGAATCTGAAAGTGATCGACAGCTGATGCGGTTCAGTATTGGTGTTGCGATCGGGAGTTTTTTGGGCCCGCTGTTAAGCGGAATCATTTCAGACGAATGGGGATACCCAGCAGCATTTGGCATTTCAGGATGTATTGCGATTCTAGGTGGGGTTGTGGCTTTATTGCTGGCTGAAAATAAGGAACATTCAGCATCTGGTGTACGTAGTGCGTCAGGATTACAATCTTCTTTTTCATTATTAAAAATATCAAACATCAAAAAAGCGATCTTAATCAGTGTCTTAGTCTTACTTGGAAAAGATATCTTCATTGCTTATTTTCCGTTGTTGGCACTGGAATATGGGTTTTCAAGCACAGTCATCGGCATCGTAATTTCAATCAATGCGGCAGCTGGCATTTTGATCCGGTGGTCCATGCCTTATTTAATTCGGAGATTCACACGGAATATTGTCGTGATTGGGTCGATTGTGTGCTCCGGTTTGTGCTTTATAGCTATCTCGTTTTTTGGTAATAGTGTCATTCTCATTATCCTATCATTTTTACTAGGAATGGGATTGGGAATCGGTCAACCATTGTCAATATCAACAACGATGCATGCTTTACCGAGAAATCGGATTGGGGAAGGACTGGGTTTGCGTTTAACAGCTAATCGTTTTACCCAACTATCTGGACCAGTTATTTTGGGGATGATCGCAGAATTCACCAATATTTCAACTATATTTTTGATTATTGGCATCTTTATTTTAACAGGTGCAACAAAAACAAAGATAAGCAGTAAAGAATCTCATCAGGCATCAACAACATAA
- a CDS encoding CaiB/BaiF CoA-transferase family protein, whose translation MSQRGPLKGVRVLDLSTVIAAPFGATLLGDFGAEVIKIELPGKGDPLRNLGPFHGEEPLRWPGLARNKKSLTLDLHKEEGKNILKKLAQKTDVIIENFRAGTLEKWGLGYDDLKKENPDLIMIRVTGFGQTGPNSHKAGFGTPATAYSGFTYLHGYPDRPPISPSFSLTDYITGIYVAFATTTALYYRDATDGGEGQSVDVSLYEGVFRMMEFLVAEYDQNDVVKERSPGLSGHSAPAGTFQTKDDHWVVLVTSSDRTFERLAKAMGREDMLEDENFYTNSVRLQNFNLTNGIVADWVKTMTRAELQELLDEHGVPVSPIQSIKDIFEDPHYKERENIIEVSHPRLGKVKMPGVVPKFSQTPGSVEHSGPDLGEHNEEILGSLLEYSREEIESLKENKVI comes from the coding sequence ATGAGTCAAAGGGGACCATTAAAAGGAGTAAGAGTATTAGACTTATCAACTGTAATTGCCGCTCCTTTTGGGGCAACATTGCTCGGCGATTTTGGTGCTGAAGTCATTAAAATCGAGCTGCCGGGGAAAGGCGATCCTTTAAGGAATTTAGGACCTTTTCATGGGGAAGAACCTCTGCGGTGGCCAGGGTTGGCGAGGAATAAAAAATCGTTAACCCTCGATCTCCATAAGGAAGAGGGAAAGAATATATTAAAGAAGTTAGCTCAAAAGACAGATGTTATTATAGAAAATTTCAGGGCAGGGACGTTAGAAAAATGGGGCTTAGGCTATGATGATTTGAAAAAAGAAAACCCTGATTTGATCATGATCAGAGTGACAGGCTTTGGGCAAACAGGCCCCAATTCACATAAAGCCGGATTCGGTACGCCTGCAACAGCATATAGTGGGTTTACTTATTTACATGGCTATCCTGACCGTCCGCCAATCAGCCCATCTTTTTCATTAACCGATTATATAACAGGAATCTATGTCGCATTTGCCACGACAACAGCACTATATTACCGGGATGCAACGGATGGCGGAGAGGGACAGTCTGTAGACGTCAGCTTGTATGAGGGCGTTTTTAGAATGATGGAATTTTTAGTTGCCGAATACGATCAAAATGATGTTGTAAAGGAGCGTTCACCAGGACTGAGTGGACATTCTGCACCGGCTGGGACTTTCCAAACTAAAGATGATCATTGGGTAGTTTTGGTTACAAGCTCTGATCGTACCTTTGAACGCTTGGCTAAAGCGATGGGAAGAGAGGACATGTTAGAGGATGAAAACTTCTATACGAATTCAGTCCGGTTACAGAACTTTAATTTAACGAATGGTATTGTGGCAGATTGGGTAAAAACGATGACTCGGGCTGAGCTTCAAGAGCTGTTGGACGAACATGGCGTACCGGTGAGTCCAATTCAAAGTATAAAAGATATTTTCGAAGATCCGCATTATAAGGAAAGAGAAAATATTATTGAAGTCAGTCATCCACGGTTAGGTAAAGTGAAAATGCCAGGAGTTGTTCCGAAATTCTCTCAAACACCAGGATCTGTGGAACACTCTGGTCCAGATTTAGGGGAACATAATGAAGAAATCCTAGGTTCCTTATTGGAGTATAGCCGAGAGGAAATAGAATCCCTGAAAGAAAATAAAGTGATATAA
- a CDS encoding hydroxymethylglutaryl-CoA lyase: MQMPGEVTITEVCPRDGFQSLPNSIDSIDKIKIINDIIDCGYKQIEVTSFVHPKAIPQLRDAEEVVTQISRKNNVKLRALVPNLRGLERAINAGVDKVKLMLSATDSHSLSNANCKTVEAMDGFVPLVERAEDSQVAVSGSISVAFGCPYEGLVPVDRLLMICEKYLELGINDLSLADTTGMGNPFQVQKVIGALRREFPEMRFSMHLHNTRGMAFANAVAGLEVGVTDFDSSVAGLGGCPYAPNASGNIASEDLIHGFEEMGIKTGIDLDKVISVARSLEQQHKPYTNSFLLKAGKNSDLHIKPKGQEKLG; encoded by the coding sequence ATGCAAATGCCGGGAGAAGTAACGATTACAGAAGTTTGTCCAAGGGATGGATTTCAGAGTTTGCCAAATTCGATTGATAGCATTGATAAAATAAAAATTATAAACGACATAATTGATTGTGGATACAAACAAATCGAGGTCACATCTTTTGTCCACCCTAAGGCAATTCCGCAGTTAAGGGATGCTGAGGAAGTGGTTACGCAAATTTCGAGGAAAAATAATGTGAAGTTGAGAGCTTTGGTTCCGAACTTGAGAGGACTGGAGCGGGCGATTAACGCTGGTGTGGATAAGGTGAAGTTAATGCTGTCAGCAACTGATTCCCACAGCCTAAGTAATGCAAACTGTAAAACAGTAGAAGCTATGGACGGATTTGTGCCATTGGTGGAGAGAGCTGAAGATAGTCAAGTTGCTGTTTCAGGTTCAATCTCTGTGGCGTTTGGTTGTCCATATGAAGGTCTCGTACCAGTAGACCGGTTATTGATGATTTGCGAGAAATATCTGGAGCTTGGGATCAATGACCTCTCTTTGGCTGATACGACAGGTATGGGCAATCCATTTCAAGTTCAAAAAGTAATCGGAGCGCTGAGAAGAGAATTCCCAGAAATGCGGTTTTCCATGCACCTGCATAATACGAGAGGCATGGCTTTTGCGAATGCAGTAGCAGGGCTAGAAGTTGGAGTGACCGATTTTGATAGTTCAGTAGCAGGACTTGGGGGTTGTCCATACGCACCTAATGCAAGTGGAAACATCGCCTCTGAGGACCTCATCCATGGATTTGAGGAAATGGGCATTAAAACTGGGATCGACCTAGACAAGGTCATCTCAGTAGCAAGATCACTAGAGCAGCAGCACAAACCATACACAAACAGCTTCCTATTGAAAGCTGGAAAAAACTCCGACTTACACATTAAGCCAAAAGGACAGGAGAAACTAGGGTAA
- a CDS encoding FadR/GntR family transcriptional regulator, with the protein MQKADGQLDIKSVKRDTLSNQVIDQIIHLLISGQLNPGDKLPTEMDLLDRFKVSRPVLREAISSLETIGIVRRKTREGTYFTNKIWSKPFEIMLSLSAGNIQSIAETRMSQELGLVALAAEKITDNDLMRLRENIELMERQEGDYREIDKEFHRIIAFSASNSITEGIIDPLLNMFDKMFSIIPSADKDKNITVEQHKQIYHALEKRDPIESYQCMYRHLDHVRKRLFARVHAENKNN; encoded by the coding sequence TTGCAAAAGGCAGATGGTCAACTTGATATAAAATCTGTAAAACGCGATACATTATCTAATCAGGTAATCGATCAAATTATACACTTACTTATTAGTGGTCAACTCAATCCAGGAGATAAGCTTCCAACAGAAATGGATTTGCTAGATAGGTTTAAGGTAAGTAGACCAGTATTACGAGAAGCTATAAGCTCCTTAGAAACTATTGGAATAGTTCGCAGAAAAACTAGGGAAGGAACATATTTTACAAATAAGATTTGGAGTAAGCCATTTGAAATTATGCTGTCATTATCTGCAGGGAATATTCAATCGATTGCTGAAACACGAATGTCTCAAGAGTTGGGCCTCGTCGCATTAGCGGCAGAGAAAATTACTGATAACGATTTAATGAGGTTACGAGAGAATATTGAGTTGATGGAAAGGCAAGAGGGAGATTACAGAGAAATCGATAAAGAGTTCCATCGGATCATTGCTTTTAGTGCCAGTAATTCAATTACCGAAGGAATCATCGATCCATTACTCAATATGTTTGACAAGATGTTTTCGATAATTCCTAGTGCGGATAAAGATAAAAACATAACTGTAGAACAACATAAACAAATTTATCATGCCCTAGAAAAAAGAGATCCGATAGAATCCTATCAATGTATGTACCGACATCTAGATCATGTTAGAAAAAGACTCTTTGCAAGAGTTCATGCTGAAAATAAGAACAATTGA
- the kdgD gene encoding 5-dehydro-4-deoxyglucarate dehydratase, with product MSNQRKAPTGILGFPIVPFNENGNIDEKGLTKNIEFLLENGLESIFIACGSGEYHAISTKEYETMVEIAVSVVDGKVPVYTGVGGNSAEAIEKAQISERLGADGYLILPPYLIEGEQEGLYEYYKSIIKSSDLNAILYQRANAVLQLHTLKKLVEFPQVVGVKDGVGNVDLNIELTQMIGNRVGWLNGMPMAEVTMPAYIPLGFNSYSSAISNYIPHISRKFYNALLNDDKQLVNDIYEDVILPINRIRKKRKGYAVSLIKAGMKIVGLPVSTDVRPPIVPVEQDHYKELEGILKKAIEKYPAENKVSL from the coding sequence ATGTCGAATCAAAGAAAAGCTCCTACAGGTATCTTAGGATTCCCAATTGTTCCATTTAATGAAAACGGGAACATTGATGAAAAAGGCTTAACAAAAAATATTGAATTTTTATTAGAAAACGGCTTAGAGTCAATTTTTATCGCTTGCGGTTCTGGTGAGTATCATGCAATTAGTACAAAAGAATATGAAACAATGGTTGAAATTGCAGTTTCTGTAGTAGATGGCAAGGTCCCCGTTTATACAGGTGTAGGCGGAAATTCAGCTGAGGCAATAGAGAAAGCACAAATTTCAGAAAGGCTTGGAGCTGATGGATATTTAATCTTACCTCCATATCTGATTGAAGGAGAGCAAGAAGGTCTTTATGAATACTATAAATCCATTATTAAAAGCTCCGATCTAAATGCAATTTTATACCAAAGAGCAAATGCAGTCTTGCAGTTACATACTTTGAAGAAGCTTGTTGAATTCCCACAAGTAGTCGGGGTCAAAGATGGGGTAGGTAATGTTGATTTAAACATTGAACTAACTCAAATGATTGGAAATCGCGTAGGATGGCTAAATGGCATGCCTATGGCTGAAGTAACAATGCCAGCATACATACCATTAGGCTTTAATTCTTATTCCTCTGCAATATCAAACTATATCCCTCATATTTCTAGAAAGTTCTATAATGCATTATTAAATGATGACAAACAATTAGTAAATGATATTTACGAAGATGTAATTTTACCTATTAATCGTATTCGCAAGAAGAGAAAAGGGTACGCGGTTTCCTTAATTAAAGCAGGTATGAAAATTGTAGGGCTTCCTGTCTCTACAGATGTTAGACCACCAATTGTTCCAGTCGAACAGGATCACTATAAGGAGCTGGAAGGAATCCTGAAAAAGGCTATTGAAAAATATCCTGCTGAAAATAAAGTTTCACTTTAA
- the gucD gene encoding alpha-ketoglutaric semialdehyde dehydrogenase GucD, producing MTVQTEKKHYLNFINDEWVPSSTRAVIENTNPANNEDVIGYVQKSTKEDLDNAVATAKAAQKSWKKLPGDARGKFLYKAADILESRIDEIAETMTREMGKTLPEAKGETARGVAILRYYAGEGMRKVGDVIPSTDKDALMFTSRAPLGVVGVITPWNFPVAIPIWKAAPALIYGNTVVLKPATETAVTCAKVYECFAEAGFPPGVVNMITGPGSVIGQGLAEHPDVNGITFTGSNSVGKQIGQTVLARGGKYQLEMGGKNPVIVSSDADLDLAVEATISGGLRSTGQKCTATSRVIIQSEVYEEFKEKLLEKVKEITIGNGLEEGIWMGPSASENQLNTVLSYIQKGLDEGASLILGGERLSGDEFDNGYFIQPTLFENVTSDMTIAQEEIFGPVLALMKVESMEEALELANDVEFGLSASIFTTNIQKMLSFINEMDAGLVRINAESAGVELQAPFGGMKQSSSHSREQGQAAIEFFTSIKTVFVK from the coding sequence ATGACAGTACAAACAGAAAAAAAGCATTACTTGAACTTTATTAATGATGAATGGGTACCATCTAGCACAAGAGCAGTTATTGAAAATACCAATCCTGCAAATAATGAAGATGTGATTGGATATGTACAAAAGTCAACAAAAGAAGATTTAGATAATGCAGTAGCTACAGCTAAAGCAGCACAAAAATCATGGAAAAAATTGCCTGGCGATGCAAGAGGGAAGTTTTTATATAAAGCAGCAGATATCCTTGAAAGCCGTATTGATGAAATTGCAGAAACAATGACAAGAGAAATGGGAAAAACACTTCCAGAAGCAAAAGGGGAGACTGCTCGTGGAGTAGCGATCCTTCGATATTATGCTGGTGAAGGGATGCGTAAAGTTGGAGATGTGATTCCTTCAACAGATAAGGATGCTCTAATGTTTACTTCTCGTGCTCCATTAGGTGTTGTTGGAGTTATTACTCCTTGGAACTTCCCAGTAGCAATTCCAATTTGGAAAGCTGCACCTGCATTAATCTATGGAAATACAGTTGTTCTTAAACCTGCAACAGAAACAGCAGTGACATGCGCAAAAGTTTATGAGTGCTTTGCAGAAGCAGGATTTCCTCCAGGTGTTGTAAATATGATTACAGGTCCGGGTTCCGTTATTGGACAAGGCTTAGCTGAACATCCTGATGTAAACGGCATCACATTTACAGGTTCAAATAGTGTAGGAAAACAAATAGGGCAAACAGTACTTGCACGGGGTGGAAAATATCAACTTGAAATGGGTGGTAAAAATCCAGTCATTGTAAGTTCAGATGCTGATCTTGACCTTGCTGTAGAAGCGACAATTAGCGGTGGACTGCGTTCAACTGGGCAAAAGTGTACAGCAACTAGTCGTGTCATTATCCAAAGTGAAGTTTATGAAGAGTTTAAAGAGAAACTTCTCGAGAAAGTTAAGGAAATTACCATTGGAAATGGCTTAGAGGAAGGTATTTGGATGGGTCCAAGTGCCAGTGAAAATCAATTGAATACGGTACTCTCTTATATTCAAAAGGGTCTAGATGAAGGTGCATCGCTAATTTTAGGTGGTGAAAGACTTTCAGGTGACGAATTTGACAATGGGTATTTTATCCAGCCGACATTATTTGAAAATGTAACTTCTGATATGACAATTGCACAAGAAGAAATTTTTGGACCTGTGCTCGCTCTAATGAAAGTAGAATCTATGGAAGAAGCATTGGAGCTAGCTAATGATGTGGAGTTTGGCTTAAGTGCGTCAATCTTTACTACTAACATACAAAAAATGCTATCTTTCATTAATGAAATGGATGCCGGCCTTGTTCGAATTAATGCCGAGAGTGCTGGTGTTGAACTGCAAGCTCCATTTGGTGGCATGAAACAATCTAGTTCACATTCCCGTGAACAAGGTCAAGCTGCAATCGAGTTTTTCACATCTATTAAAACAGTTTTTGTTAAATAG
- a CDS encoding tripartite tricarboxylate transporter substrate-binding protein, with protein MKKLLPFLMVIMLAVVLAACNQSANSSDDSSEAEIPDRIRVVIGSSSTGGDTYQNSSAASRYLEKVLGTNMKVDAVGAVKAFTALDKADTDGSTIMFFHDMAYLGVEYGSISEKYALENWKVGPVVSTNPGNAFLTSADAPYNTMAESAEWLKNNPDETVTVAIEAGGVSEISFDGYYLWVKEKYGTEVSDRIKVYPTGSQEDKNQALWDGNADIINGSIGGNFEYTKDDVDSKIKMKFLGITAGKRVEGYEIPTFAEQGIKVNGKDFVFDKQFFILLPKDIDPKFAKALDEAVAQVVENPDYIKDLAKNAYIPSYTPAEEADDYLLEKRSTFQNIINNAPTVDELTD; from the coding sequence ATGAAGAAATTGTTGCCTTTTTTAATGGTAATAATGCTGGCAGTTGTTCTGGCTGCGTGTAATCAAAGTGCTAATTCAAGTGACGACTCTTCAGAAGCTGAGATTCCGGATAGAATTCGTGTTGTTATTGGTTCTTCATCAACAGGCGGGGATACATACCAAAACTCAAGTGCAGCAAGTAGATATTTAGAAAAGGTTTTAGGTACTAATATGAAAGTAGATGCGGTTGGAGCGGTAAAAGCATTTACAGCACTAGACAAGGCAGACACTGATGGAAGTACGATTATGTTTTTCCATGACATGGCTTATTTAGGTGTTGAATATGGAAGTATTAGTGAAAAATATGCTTTAGAAAATTGGAAGGTTGGTCCAGTTGTTTCAACAAACCCTGGTAATGCATTTTTAACAAGTGCAGATGCACCATATAACACAATGGCTGAATCGGCAGAATGGTTAAAAAATAATCCGGATGAAACAGTCACAGTTGCTATTGAAGCTGGTGGTGTATCAGAAATTTCTTTTGATGGTTATTATTTATGGGTAAAAGAGAAATATGGAACAGAAGTTTCCGATCGAATCAAAGTTTATCCAACAGGATCTCAAGAAGATAAAAACCAAGCATTATGGGATGGAAATGCTGATATTATCAACGGATCAATTGGAGGTAATTTCGAATATACAAAAGATGACGTAGATTCTAAAATCAAGATGAAGTTTTTAGGCATTACAGCAGGGAAAAGAGTTGAAGGATATGAAATTCCTACATTTGCTGAACAAGGAATTAAAGTAAACGGTAAAGATTTTGTTTTTGATAAGCAATTCTTCATTCTATTACCGAAGGATATTGATCCGAAATTTGCTAAGGCTTTGGATGAAGCGGTTGCACAAGTAGTAGAAAACCCAGATTATATAAAGGATTTAGCAAAAAATGCATATATCCCTAGTTATACTCCAGCTGAAGAAGCCGATGATTATTTACTAGAGAAGAGATCCACTTTCCAAAACATTATTAATAATGCACCAACTGTAGATGAGCTTACCGATTAA
- a CDS encoding tripartite tricarboxylate transporter TctB family protein, with protein sequence MSDFLTLEYKFSESHTVFPKIILSVLIILLILIMLSNVIHRAKAGKLKEFNFKFFIDNYDKYKFYGTIALLLGYGFILEPIGFLPASIPFMFLIMLLYIGNLKKKAIILSLANSIITSVLIWFLFGKLFDITLP encoded by the coding sequence TTGAGTGATTTCCTTACCCTTGAATATAAATTTAGTGAATCCCATACAGTATTCCCGAAAATAATTTTATCTGTACTCATTATCTTATTAATTCTTATCATGTTAAGTAATGTTATCCACAGAGCAAAGGCTGGAAAATTAAAAGAATTCAACTTTAAATTCTTTATTGACAATTATGATAAATATAAATTTTATGGAACAATTGCTTTACTTTTAGGATATGGATTTATTTTGGAACCTATTGGTTTTCTTCCGGCAAGTATACCCTTTATGTTTCTGATCATGCTTTTATATATCGGGAATTTAAAGAAAAAAGCTATTATTCTTTCCCTTGCTAATTCAATTATAACATCAGTTTTAATTTGGTTCTTATTCGGCAAATTGTTCGATATAACTTTACCGTAG
- a CDS encoding tripartite tricarboxylate transporter permease, with translation MEIFEILTPLSVVLVFTGVLMGIIFGAIPGMTATMAIALFLPLTYALDMVEALALLLGLYVGGISGGLVPAILLNIPGTPSSLCTTFDGFPMTQKGQGEKALKIGITASLIGGFFSLTILYFFAPLLASVAIEFSSVEKFLIILFALTVIASISKGSLLVGIFSGVLGIYLSLIGMFPDNNKLRLVPSGLEEQLYYGFALLPVLIGLFAIAQIMQESEEGMKPAAHQKFDFKKNKKNKFTFKVFNGQIVNTIRSSLLGTFIGILPGVGGSAASITAYSQAKNFSKKPEKLGTGEPEGVIASEASNNGLTGGALIPLLSLGIPGDSTTAVLIGAFLLQGIQVGPLFITTHPELWGGIVYALIIANIAMFLLMFFFIKYMAKIIYVPKHTIYPIIIVMCVVGSYAINDGVMFDVWTLLLFGVLGYIFIKIGIQIAPFLIGFILGKPGEKYFIDSLKGSDGDLTIFFTKGPIAVVLWLMIIASIVYSIYSNNKSKKDKQEETITTAT, from the coding sequence ATGGAGATCTTTGAAATTCTTACCCCATTGTCTGTTGTATTAGTATTTACAGGTGTGTTGATGGGAATAATTTTTGGGGCAATACCTGGGATGACAGCTACTATGGCCATTGCCCTCTTTCTTCCTCTCACCTATGCATTAGATATGGTTGAAGCACTTGCATTATTATTAGGTTTATACGTTGGTGGAATTAGCGGTGGTTTAGTACCTGCTATTCTCTTAAACATACCTGGTACTCCTTCTTCGCTCTGTACAACATTTGACGGTTTCCCCATGACCCAAAAGGGACAAGGGGAAAAAGCGTTGAAAATCGGGATTACAGCATCATTGATTGGTGGCTTTTTTAGTTTAACAATTTTATATTTCTTTGCTCCATTACTTGCTTCGGTAGCAATTGAATTTTCATCAGTAGAAAAGTTTTTAATTATCCTTTTTGCACTGACGGTTATTGCTTCTATTTCAAAAGGAAGCTTACTTGTGGGGATATTCAGTGGTGTTTTAGGAATTTATTTAAGTCTTATTGGCATGTTTCCTGATAACAATAAGTTACGACTTGTTCCTTCAGGACTAGAAGAGCAATTGTATTACGGTTTTGCGCTTCTTCCCGTACTGATCGGTTTATTTGCCATCGCCCAAATAATGCAAGAATCCGAAGAGGGAATGAAGCCAGCTGCCCATCAAAAATTTGATTTTAAAAAAAATAAAAAGAATAAGTTCACATTTAAAGTATTTAATGGTCAAATCGTCAATACTATTCGTTCCTCATTATTAGGTACTTTTATAGGGATTTTACCAGGTGTTGGTGGGAGTGCAGCTTCTATTACTGCTTACTCACAAGCAAAAAACTTTTCAAAAAAACCTGAAAAGCTTGGTACTGGAGAACCAGAAGGGGTAATTGCAAGTGAAGCATCTAACAATGGTTTAACCGGTGGAGCTTTAATCCCATTACTTTCTTTAGGGATACCCGGCGATAGTACTACCGCAGTATTAATCGGTGCTTTCTTATTACAGGGGATCCAAGTAGGTCCGTTATTTATTACAACACATCCTGAATTATGGGGCGGCATTGTATACGCGCTCATTATTGCAAACATTGCGATGTTCTTGCTTATGTTCTTTTTTATTAAGTATATGGCGAAAATCATATATGTCCCGAAGCATACGATTTATCCAATAATTATTGTGATGTGTGTTGTAGGTTCCTATGCGATTAACGATGGTGTAATGTTTGATGTTTGGACTCTATTATTATTTGGTGTTCTTGGCTATATATTTATAAAAATCGGAATTCAAATTGCCCCATTTTTGATCGGCTTTATATTAGGAAAACCAGGTGAAAAATACTTTATTGATAGTTTAAAAGGAAGCGATGGAGATTTAACGATATTCTTTACAAAAGGCCCAATTGCGGTTGTGTTATGGCTCATGATTATCGCTTCTATTGTTTATTCGATTTACTCTAATAATAAATCAAAAAAGGATAAACAAGAAGAAACAATCACAACAGCAACATAA